In Oscillospiraceae bacterium, one DNA window encodes the following:
- a CDS encoding abortive phage infection protein translates to MKKKETAKKIISEAGGIAKTAQLITAGLSKSDVAFLCHGGFIQRIRHGYYQLSEKNDVREEQLLAALLPEGIVCAESALFHYGYSDFAPRKWSIAVPRSIAKVKSKIDAVPVKIYYIQKGQYQLGKKTSDFNGVTLAIYDRERTICDCFKYRTKLDNELFGKAMNAYAADDQKNLANLSKYAKEMKLYKKVAELMEVLLG, encoded by the coding sequence ATGAAAAAAAAAGAAACCGCAAAAAAAATAATTTCAGAAGCAGGCGGTATTGCAAAAACCGCGCAGCTCATCACTGCCGGACTTTCTAAATCCGACGTTGCTTTTCTTTGCCATGGCGGATTTATTCAGCGTATTCGCCACGGTTATTATCAGCTTTCCGAAAAAAACGATGTCCGCGAAGAGCAGCTGCTTGCGGCATTGCTGCCGGAGGGCATCGTCTGCGCGGAATCCGCGCTGTTTCATTACGGTTACAGCGATTTTGCCCCGAGAAAATGGTCGATCGCCGTTCCGCGCTCTATTGCTAAAGTAAAATCGAAAATTGATGCTGTTCCGGTGAAAATCTATTACATTCAAAAAGGGCAATATCAACTCGGAAAAAAAACTTCCGATTTTAACGGCGTGACGCTTGCAATTTATGACCGTGAACGCACGATTTGCGATTGTTTCAAATACCGCACGAAATTGGACAATGAACTCTTCGGCAAAGCGATGAACGCCTACGCTGCCGATGACCAAAAAAATCTCGCGAATTTGTCGAAATACGCAAAGGAAATGAAGCTTTACAAAAAAGTGGCCGAGCTGATGGAGGTGCTGTTGGGATGA
- a CDS encoding nucleotidyl transferase AbiEii/AbiGii toxin family protein, translating into MTDTAASVLARLKKKSFESGRSYPLCLQLFCEEEFLRRLEKSEYAENFVLKGGLFLYALTDFDSRVTTDVDFLLRQIPNTPQRLKAVLEQIIAAPTENDFITFEIKEVAPVSIRKKYSGISASIVARIKNTRTTFGIDFGIGDVIVPGLKKRKIPTQLNDFNAPTVNTYSIETTIAEKLDAILSLMEFSSRMKDYYDIYYLAGKFDFDGGILCKALQKTFENRNRSFFAEQFAQIMTCNTDNGMHKKWKAFTRKIDITTDDYDVILKTIKTFLAEPFQAAIEGSDYQKRWSACSLEWK; encoded by the coding sequence ATGACCGATACGGCAGCGTCCGTGCTTGCGCGGCTGAAAAAGAAATCTTTTGAAAGCGGAAGAAGCTATCCGTTATGCTTGCAGCTTTTTTGCGAAGAAGAATTTTTGCGCCGTTTGGAAAAATCCGAATATGCCGAAAATTTTGTTTTAAAGGGCGGATTGTTCCTCTATGCTCTTACCGATTTCGACAGCCGCGTCACCACGGATGTCGATTTCCTTCTCAGGCAGATCCCGAATACACCGCAGCGGTTGAAAGCGGTTCTTGAACAGATCATCGCAGCACCTACCGAAAACGATTTCATCACGTTTGAAATTAAAGAGGTGGCGCCTGTTTCAATTCGAAAAAAATATTCGGGAATCAGCGCTTCGATTGTTGCCCGCATCAAAAACACCCGTACGACATTCGGTATTGATTTCGGCATCGGTGATGTTATCGTTCCGGGACTGAAAAAGCGAAAAATCCCGACGCAGCTCAATGATTTCAACGCGCCGACGGTTAATACATACTCAATTGAGACCACGATCGCCGAAAAACTTGATGCGATTTTGAGTTTGATGGAATTTTCGAGCAGAATGAAGGACTACTACGATATTTATTACCTTGCCGGTAAATTCGATTTTGACGGCGGCATCTTGTGTAAAGCACTGCAAAAGACCTTTGAAAACCGAAATCGTTCTTTTTTCGCCGAACAGTTTGCGCAGATCATGACCTGTAATACCGATAACGGCATGCATAAAAAGTGGAAGGCCTTTACCCGTAAGATTGATATAACGACAGATGATTACGACGTTATCCTGAAAACGATAAAAACTTTCCTCGCCGAACCTTTTCAAGCGGCAATCGAGGGCTCGGATTATCAAAAAAGGTGGTCTGCTTGTTCACTCGAATGGAAGTAA